In one Xiphophorus couchianus chromosome 17, X_couchianus-1.0, whole genome shotgun sequence genomic region, the following are encoded:
- the ptpn12 gene encoding tyrosine-protein phosphatase non-receptor type 12 isoform X4 has protein sequence MDQAGILRNFIQRVKAMSELDEDRAEDNFGSDFMRLRRLSTKYRTEKIYPTNVGEREENVKKNRYKDILPFDHTRVKLTLKTTNQDTDYINANFIKGVDGPKTYIATQGPLPNTVIDFWRMNWEYNVAVIVMACREFEMGRKKCERYFPSRDEEPLSFGPFRISCESEQQRTDYFIRTLTVQYNNETRRISQFHYINWPDHDVPSSFDSILDMIGLMREYQENDDVSICVHCSAGCGRTGAICAIDYTWNLLKAGKIPEDFNVFRLIQEMRTQRHSAVQTKEQYELVHRAIAQLFEKQLQLLESPTSTQIHDGMNKSSPDKTSIQSDEGRWDTPPPKPPRIRSSQVEGDVKEEILQPPEAHPVPPILTPSPPSAFPTVTNVRQDNDRYHPKPVIHVLDTTQRSLKENEEANKQQNQSESSLHKPASQSKPRDLNVQSQNQQTQVSHLDLNDNYNNKSSSKSTKSELGPSQTPTPSSPLSPVVECCGAPRIERKLSIEIKKVPLQEGPRSFDTSSSTGANNSTNSGSTLQRAHAFKARSGQTLLTSSSSLSEDSGTEGGSGGCGESHSDEGVLTRPNHLPVTSDGKKKTQDAKPGHTTWTHSCNSPEKPFPKTSSSSSSSDRAAPSSSSSSHISSSSSSSSSSTPVRTALSFTNPLHSDNSEEEGNEEMSELKESYHKNVSTATGTVTTSPHLETQQSIRKVLPMSIAGQTIPSPSASPANVSDCCEASPAVSASDGGTAGVSQVDLGFGNRCIQPKGPREPSVKWT, from the exons cGGTTGCGGCGGCTATCAACCAAGTACCGAACGGAGAAGATCTACCCCACCAACGTAGGAGAGAGggaagaaaatgtgaagaagaaCCGATACAAAGATATACTGCCAT TTGACCACACTAGAGTAAAGCTgacattaaaaacaaccaatcaggacaCAGATTACATCAACGCAAACTTTATTAAG GGTGTTGATGGCCCAAAAACCTACATCGCAACTCAGGGTCCGCTCCCAAACACGGTCATCGACTTCTGGAGGATGAACTGGGAGTACAATGTCGCT GTTATTGTAATGGCTTGCCGAGAATTTGAGATGGGAAGG AAAAAATGCGAGCGGTATTTTCCATCACGAGACGAGGAGCCCTTGAGTTTCGGCCCTTTCAGAATCTCCTGT gaatcaGAGCAGCAAAGAACAGACTACTTTATCAGGACTTTGACGGTGCAGTATAATAAC GAAACACGGCGGATATCTCAGTTCCATTATATCAACTGGCCTGATCACGACGTCCCATCGTCGTTTGACTCCATATTGGATATGATCGGACTAATGAGGGAATACCAGGAGAACGATGACGTTTCTATTTGTGTTCACTGCAG tGCAGGTTGTGGGAGGACGGGGGCTATTTGTGCCATTGACTACACGTGGAATCTCCTCAAAGCTGGG AAAATTCCAGAGGACTTTAACGTTTTCCGGTTAATCCAAGAGATGAGGACACAGCGGCATTCTGCTGTTCAAACAAAG GAGCAGTATGAGTTGGTTCACAGAGCGATCGCTCAGCTTTTTGAGAAACAACTGCAGCTTTTGGAGAGCCCCACCAGCACGCAGATACATGATGGCATG AACAAAAGCAGTCCGGACAAAACAAGCATTCAGTCAGATGAGGGACGATGGGACACTCCGCCGCCTAAACCTCCTCGCATTCGCAG TTCGCAGGTGGAAGGTGACGTTAAGGAGGAGATTCTCCAGCCCCCCGAGGCTCACCCCGTCCCCCCGATTCTCACCCCGTCTCCCCCGTCTGCTTTCCCCACCGTCACCAACGTACGGCAGGACAACGACCGCTACCATCCCAAACCCGTCATACATGTCCTGGATACCACACAGCGCAGCCTGAAAGAG AACGAAGAAGCGAATAAGCAGCAGAACCAGTCCGAATCCAGTCTCCACAAACCTGCCAGCCAATCAAAGCCCAGAGATCTGAATGTACAAAGCCAGAATCAGCAGACCCAGGTCTCACACCTGGATCTCAACgacaactacaacaacaaatcTTCGTCAAAGTCGACAAAGTCTGAATTGGGCCCGAGCCAGACTCCGACTCCCTCCTCGCCCCTGTCGCCGGTCGTCGAATGCTGCGGCGCCCCTCGGATCGAGAGGAAGCTCAGCATAGAGATCAAGAAGGTGCCGCTGCAGGAAGGACCTCGCAGCTTCGacacctcctcctccacagGAGCCAACAATTCGACTAACAGTGGCTCCACGCTGCAAAGGGCCCACGCCTTCAAAGCCCGGTCCGGTCAAACCCTGCTGACGTCCAGCTCTTCTCTGTCGGAGGACTCCGGGACGGAGGGGGGGTCGGGCGGATGCGGAGAGAGCCACTCGGATGAGGGTGTCCTAACCAGACCGAACCACCTTCCCGTGACGAGTGACGGCAAGAAGAAGACGCAAGACGCGAAACCCGGCCACACGACATGGACGCACTCCTGCAACAGCCCCGAAAAACCGTTTCCCAagacctcctcctcctcttcttcctcggACAGAGCcgctccttcctcctcttcctcgtcccACATATCCTCCTCCTCATCGTCGTCGTCCTCCTCCACTCCTGTCAGGACTGCCCTGAGTTTCACCAACCCCCTGCACTCCGATAACTCTGAAGAGGAGGGGAACGAGGAGATGTCCGAGCTGAAGGAGAGTTATCATAAAAACGTCTCCACGGCGACAGGCACCGTGACCACCTCGCCTCACCTGGAAACCCAGCAGTCCATCAGAAAGGTGCTGCCCATGTCCATCGCGGGACAGACCATCCCATCACCCTCTGCAAGCCCAGCAA aTGTCTCTGATTGTTGTGAGGCATCGCCAGCGGTGTCTGCATCAGACGGCGGCACGGCAGGAGTTAGCCAAGTAGACCTGG GGTTCGGTAACCGCTGCATTCAGCCCAAAGGCCCTCGAGAACCCTCTGTGAAGTGGACATGA
- the ptpn12 gene encoding tyrosine-protein phosphatase non-receptor type 12 isoform X1: MDQAGILRNFIQRVKAMSELDEDRAEDNFGSDFMRLRRLSTKYRTEKIYPTNVGEREENVKKNRYKDILPFDHTRVKLTLKTTNQDTDYINANFIKGVDGPKTYIATQGPLPNTVIDFWRMNWEYNVAVIVMACREFEMGRKKCERYFPSRDEEPLSFGPFRISCESEQQRTDYFIRTLTVQYNNETRRISQFHYINWPDHDVPSSFDSILDMIGLMREYQENDDVSICVHCSAGCGRTGAICAIDYTWNLLKAGKIPEDFNVFRLIQEMRTQRHSAVQTKEQYELVHRAIAQLFEKQLQLLESPTSTQIHDGMNKSSPDKTSIQSDEGRWDTPPPKPPRIRSSQVEGDVKEEILQPPEAHPVPPILTPSPPSAFPTVTNVRQDNDRYHPKPVIHVLDTTQRSLKENEEANKQQNQSESSLHKPASQSKPRDLNVQSQNQQTQVSHLDLNDNYNNKSSSKSTKSELGPSQTPTPSSPLSPVVECCGAPRIERKLSIEIKKVPLQEGPRSFDTSSSTGANNSTNSGSTLQRAHAFKARSGQTLLTSSSSLSEDSGTEGGSGGCGESHSDEGVLTRPNHLPVTSDGKKKTQDAKPGHTTWTHSCNSPEKPFPKTSSSSSSSDRAAPSSSSSSHISSSSSSSSSSTPVRTALSFTNPLHSDNSEEEGNEEMSELKESYHKNVSTATGTVTTSPHLETQQSIRKVLPMSIAGQTIPSPSASPANCWDTDDSPPPLPERTPESFILATDPLEVKTSALAEWSCSQTDVSDCCEASPAVSASDGGTAGVSQVDLGFGNRCIQPKGPREPSVKWT, translated from the exons cGGTTGCGGCGGCTATCAACCAAGTACCGAACGGAGAAGATCTACCCCACCAACGTAGGAGAGAGggaagaaaatgtgaagaagaaCCGATACAAAGATATACTGCCAT TTGACCACACTAGAGTAAAGCTgacattaaaaacaaccaatcaggacaCAGATTACATCAACGCAAACTTTATTAAG GGTGTTGATGGCCCAAAAACCTACATCGCAACTCAGGGTCCGCTCCCAAACACGGTCATCGACTTCTGGAGGATGAACTGGGAGTACAATGTCGCT GTTATTGTAATGGCTTGCCGAGAATTTGAGATGGGAAGG AAAAAATGCGAGCGGTATTTTCCATCACGAGACGAGGAGCCCTTGAGTTTCGGCCCTTTCAGAATCTCCTGT gaatcaGAGCAGCAAAGAACAGACTACTTTATCAGGACTTTGACGGTGCAGTATAATAAC GAAACACGGCGGATATCTCAGTTCCATTATATCAACTGGCCTGATCACGACGTCCCATCGTCGTTTGACTCCATATTGGATATGATCGGACTAATGAGGGAATACCAGGAGAACGATGACGTTTCTATTTGTGTTCACTGCAG tGCAGGTTGTGGGAGGACGGGGGCTATTTGTGCCATTGACTACACGTGGAATCTCCTCAAAGCTGGG AAAATTCCAGAGGACTTTAACGTTTTCCGGTTAATCCAAGAGATGAGGACACAGCGGCATTCTGCTGTTCAAACAAAG GAGCAGTATGAGTTGGTTCACAGAGCGATCGCTCAGCTTTTTGAGAAACAACTGCAGCTTTTGGAGAGCCCCACCAGCACGCAGATACATGATGGCATG AACAAAAGCAGTCCGGACAAAACAAGCATTCAGTCAGATGAGGGACGATGGGACACTCCGCCGCCTAAACCTCCTCGCATTCGCAG TTCGCAGGTGGAAGGTGACGTTAAGGAGGAGATTCTCCAGCCCCCCGAGGCTCACCCCGTCCCCCCGATTCTCACCCCGTCTCCCCCGTCTGCTTTCCCCACCGTCACCAACGTACGGCAGGACAACGACCGCTACCATCCCAAACCCGTCATACATGTCCTGGATACCACACAGCGCAGCCTGAAAGAG AACGAAGAAGCGAATAAGCAGCAGAACCAGTCCGAATCCAGTCTCCACAAACCTGCCAGCCAATCAAAGCCCAGAGATCTGAATGTACAAAGCCAGAATCAGCAGACCCAGGTCTCACACCTGGATCTCAACgacaactacaacaacaaatcTTCGTCAAAGTCGACAAAGTCTGAATTGGGCCCGAGCCAGACTCCGACTCCCTCCTCGCCCCTGTCGCCGGTCGTCGAATGCTGCGGCGCCCCTCGGATCGAGAGGAAGCTCAGCATAGAGATCAAGAAGGTGCCGCTGCAGGAAGGACCTCGCAGCTTCGacacctcctcctccacagGAGCCAACAATTCGACTAACAGTGGCTCCACGCTGCAAAGGGCCCACGCCTTCAAAGCCCGGTCCGGTCAAACCCTGCTGACGTCCAGCTCTTCTCTGTCGGAGGACTCCGGGACGGAGGGGGGGTCGGGCGGATGCGGAGAGAGCCACTCGGATGAGGGTGTCCTAACCAGACCGAACCACCTTCCCGTGACGAGTGACGGCAAGAAGAAGACGCAAGACGCGAAACCCGGCCACACGACATGGACGCACTCCTGCAACAGCCCCGAAAAACCGTTTCCCAagacctcctcctcctcttcttcctcggACAGAGCcgctccttcctcctcttcctcgtcccACATATCCTCCTCCTCATCGTCGTCGTCCTCCTCCACTCCTGTCAGGACTGCCCTGAGTTTCACCAACCCCCTGCACTCCGATAACTCTGAAGAGGAGGGGAACGAGGAGATGTCCGAGCTGAAGGAGAGTTATCATAAAAACGTCTCCACGGCGACAGGCACCGTGACCACCTCGCCTCACCTGGAAACCCAGCAGTCCATCAGAAAGGTGCTGCCCATGTCCATCGCGGGACAGACCATCCCATCACCCTCTGCAAGCCCAGCAA ACTGCTGGGACACTGACGACTCTCCTCCCCCTCTCCCTGAGAGAACCCCCGAGTCCTTCATACTGGCCACAG ATCCTCTGGAAGTGAAAACATCAGCCTTAGCTGAATGGAGCTGCTCACaaacag aTGTCTCTGATTGTTGTGAGGCATCGCCAGCGGTGTCTGCATCAGACGGCGGCACGGCAGGAGTTAGCCAAGTAGACCTGG GGTTCGGTAACCGCTGCATTCAGCCCAAAGGCCCTCGAGAACCCTCTGTGAAGTGGACATGA
- the ptpn12 gene encoding tyrosine-protein phosphatase non-receptor type 12 isoform X3, protein MDQAGILRNFIQRVKAMSELDEDRAEDNFGSDFMRLRRLSTKYRTEKIYPTNVGEREENVKKNRYKDILPFDHTRVKLTLKTTNQDTDYINANFIKGVDGPKTYIATQGPLPNTVIDFWRMNWEYNVAVIVMACREFEMGRKKCERYFPSRDEEPLSFGPFRISCESEQQRTDYFIRTLTVQYNNETRRISQFHYINWPDHDVPSSFDSILDMIGLMREYQENDDVSICVHCSAGCGRTGAICAIDYTWNLLKAGKIPEDFNVFRLIQEMRTQRHSAVQTKEQYELVHRAIAQLFEKQLQLLESPTSTQIHDGMNKSSPDKTSIQSDEGRWDTPPPKPPRIRSSQVEGDVKEEILQPPEAHPVPPILTPSPPSAFPTVTNVRQDNDRYHPKPVIHVLDTTQRSLKENEEANKQQNQSESSLHKPASQSKPRDLNVQSQNQQTQVSHLDLNDNYNNKSSSKSTKSELGPSQTPTPSSPLSPVVECCGAPRIERKLSIEIKKVPLQEGPRSFDTSSSTGANNSTNSGSTLQRAHAFKARSGQTLLTSSSSLSEDSGTEGGSGGCGESHSDEGVLTRPNHLPVTSDGKKKTQDAKPGHTTWTHSCNSPEKPFPKTSSSSSSSDRAAPSSSSSSHISSSSSSSSSSTPVRTALSFTNPLHSDNSEEEGNEEMSELKESYHKNVSTATGTVTTSPHLETQQSIRKVLPMSIAGQTIPSPSASPANPLEVKTSALAEWSCSQTDVSDCCEASPAVSASDGGTAGVSQVDLGFGNRCIQPKGPREPSVKWT, encoded by the exons cGGTTGCGGCGGCTATCAACCAAGTACCGAACGGAGAAGATCTACCCCACCAACGTAGGAGAGAGggaagaaaatgtgaagaagaaCCGATACAAAGATATACTGCCAT TTGACCACACTAGAGTAAAGCTgacattaaaaacaaccaatcaggacaCAGATTACATCAACGCAAACTTTATTAAG GGTGTTGATGGCCCAAAAACCTACATCGCAACTCAGGGTCCGCTCCCAAACACGGTCATCGACTTCTGGAGGATGAACTGGGAGTACAATGTCGCT GTTATTGTAATGGCTTGCCGAGAATTTGAGATGGGAAGG AAAAAATGCGAGCGGTATTTTCCATCACGAGACGAGGAGCCCTTGAGTTTCGGCCCTTTCAGAATCTCCTGT gaatcaGAGCAGCAAAGAACAGACTACTTTATCAGGACTTTGACGGTGCAGTATAATAAC GAAACACGGCGGATATCTCAGTTCCATTATATCAACTGGCCTGATCACGACGTCCCATCGTCGTTTGACTCCATATTGGATATGATCGGACTAATGAGGGAATACCAGGAGAACGATGACGTTTCTATTTGTGTTCACTGCAG tGCAGGTTGTGGGAGGACGGGGGCTATTTGTGCCATTGACTACACGTGGAATCTCCTCAAAGCTGGG AAAATTCCAGAGGACTTTAACGTTTTCCGGTTAATCCAAGAGATGAGGACACAGCGGCATTCTGCTGTTCAAACAAAG GAGCAGTATGAGTTGGTTCACAGAGCGATCGCTCAGCTTTTTGAGAAACAACTGCAGCTTTTGGAGAGCCCCACCAGCACGCAGATACATGATGGCATG AACAAAAGCAGTCCGGACAAAACAAGCATTCAGTCAGATGAGGGACGATGGGACACTCCGCCGCCTAAACCTCCTCGCATTCGCAG TTCGCAGGTGGAAGGTGACGTTAAGGAGGAGATTCTCCAGCCCCCCGAGGCTCACCCCGTCCCCCCGATTCTCACCCCGTCTCCCCCGTCTGCTTTCCCCACCGTCACCAACGTACGGCAGGACAACGACCGCTACCATCCCAAACCCGTCATACATGTCCTGGATACCACACAGCGCAGCCTGAAAGAG AACGAAGAAGCGAATAAGCAGCAGAACCAGTCCGAATCCAGTCTCCACAAACCTGCCAGCCAATCAAAGCCCAGAGATCTGAATGTACAAAGCCAGAATCAGCAGACCCAGGTCTCACACCTGGATCTCAACgacaactacaacaacaaatcTTCGTCAAAGTCGACAAAGTCTGAATTGGGCCCGAGCCAGACTCCGACTCCCTCCTCGCCCCTGTCGCCGGTCGTCGAATGCTGCGGCGCCCCTCGGATCGAGAGGAAGCTCAGCATAGAGATCAAGAAGGTGCCGCTGCAGGAAGGACCTCGCAGCTTCGacacctcctcctccacagGAGCCAACAATTCGACTAACAGTGGCTCCACGCTGCAAAGGGCCCACGCCTTCAAAGCCCGGTCCGGTCAAACCCTGCTGACGTCCAGCTCTTCTCTGTCGGAGGACTCCGGGACGGAGGGGGGGTCGGGCGGATGCGGAGAGAGCCACTCGGATGAGGGTGTCCTAACCAGACCGAACCACCTTCCCGTGACGAGTGACGGCAAGAAGAAGACGCAAGACGCGAAACCCGGCCACACGACATGGACGCACTCCTGCAACAGCCCCGAAAAACCGTTTCCCAagacctcctcctcctcttcttcctcggACAGAGCcgctccttcctcctcttcctcgtcccACATATCCTCCTCCTCATCGTCGTCGTCCTCCTCCACTCCTGTCAGGACTGCCCTGAGTTTCACCAACCCCCTGCACTCCGATAACTCTGAAGAGGAGGGGAACGAGGAGATGTCCGAGCTGAAGGAGAGTTATCATAAAAACGTCTCCACGGCGACAGGCACCGTGACCACCTCGCCTCACCTGGAAACCCAGCAGTCCATCAGAAAGGTGCTGCCCATGTCCATCGCGGGACAGACCATCCCATCACCCTCTGCAAGCCCAGCAA ATCCTCTGGAAGTGAAAACATCAGCCTTAGCTGAATGGAGCTGCTCACaaacag aTGTCTCTGATTGTTGTGAGGCATCGCCAGCGGTGTCTGCATCAGACGGCGGCACGGCAGGAGTTAGCCAAGTAGACCTGG GGTTCGGTAACCGCTGCATTCAGCCCAAAGGCCCTCGAGAACCCTCTGTGAAGTGGACATGA
- the ptpn12 gene encoding tyrosine-protein phosphatase non-receptor type 12 isoform X2, with protein sequence MDQAGILRNFIQRVKAMSELDEDRAEDNFGSDFMRLRRLSTKYRTEKIYPTNVGEREENVKKNRYKDILPFDHTRVKLTLKTTNQDTDYINANFIKGVDGPKTYIATQGPLPNTVIDFWRMNWEYNVAVIVMACREFEMGRKKCERYFPSRDEEPLSFGPFRISCESEQQRTDYFIRTLTVQYNNETRRISQFHYINWPDHDVPSSFDSILDMIGLMREYQENDDVSICVHCSAGCGRTGAICAIDYTWNLLKAGKIPEDFNVFRLIQEMRTQRHSAVQTKEQYELVHRAIAQLFEKQLQLLESPTSTQIHDGMNKSSPDKTSIQSDEGRWDTPPPKPPRIRSSQVEGDVKEEILQPPEAHPVPPILTPSPPSAFPTVTNVRQDNDRYHPKPVIHVLDTTQRSLKENEEANKQQNQSESSLHKPASQSKPRDLNVQSQNQQTQVSHLDLNDNYNNKSSSKSTKSELGPSQTPTPSSPLSPVVECCGAPRIERKLSIEIKKVPLQEGPRSFDTSSSTGANNSTNSGSTLQRAHAFKARSGQTLLTSSSSLSEDSGTEGGSGGCGESHSDEGVLTRPNHLPVTSDGKKKTQDAKPGHTTWTHSCNSPEKPFPKTSSSSSSSDRAAPSSSSSSHISSSSSSSSSSTPVRTALSFTNPLHSDNSEEEGNEEMSELKESYHKNVSTATGTVTTSPHLETQQSIRKVLPMSIAGQTIPSPSASPANCWDTDDSPPPLPERTPESFILATDPLEVKTSALAEWSCSQTDVSDCCEASPAVSASDGGTAGVSQVDLGGVR encoded by the exons cGGTTGCGGCGGCTATCAACCAAGTACCGAACGGAGAAGATCTACCCCACCAACGTAGGAGAGAGggaagaaaatgtgaagaagaaCCGATACAAAGATATACTGCCAT TTGACCACACTAGAGTAAAGCTgacattaaaaacaaccaatcaggacaCAGATTACATCAACGCAAACTTTATTAAG GGTGTTGATGGCCCAAAAACCTACATCGCAACTCAGGGTCCGCTCCCAAACACGGTCATCGACTTCTGGAGGATGAACTGGGAGTACAATGTCGCT GTTATTGTAATGGCTTGCCGAGAATTTGAGATGGGAAGG AAAAAATGCGAGCGGTATTTTCCATCACGAGACGAGGAGCCCTTGAGTTTCGGCCCTTTCAGAATCTCCTGT gaatcaGAGCAGCAAAGAACAGACTACTTTATCAGGACTTTGACGGTGCAGTATAATAAC GAAACACGGCGGATATCTCAGTTCCATTATATCAACTGGCCTGATCACGACGTCCCATCGTCGTTTGACTCCATATTGGATATGATCGGACTAATGAGGGAATACCAGGAGAACGATGACGTTTCTATTTGTGTTCACTGCAG tGCAGGTTGTGGGAGGACGGGGGCTATTTGTGCCATTGACTACACGTGGAATCTCCTCAAAGCTGGG AAAATTCCAGAGGACTTTAACGTTTTCCGGTTAATCCAAGAGATGAGGACACAGCGGCATTCTGCTGTTCAAACAAAG GAGCAGTATGAGTTGGTTCACAGAGCGATCGCTCAGCTTTTTGAGAAACAACTGCAGCTTTTGGAGAGCCCCACCAGCACGCAGATACATGATGGCATG AACAAAAGCAGTCCGGACAAAACAAGCATTCAGTCAGATGAGGGACGATGGGACACTCCGCCGCCTAAACCTCCTCGCATTCGCAG TTCGCAGGTGGAAGGTGACGTTAAGGAGGAGATTCTCCAGCCCCCCGAGGCTCACCCCGTCCCCCCGATTCTCACCCCGTCTCCCCCGTCTGCTTTCCCCACCGTCACCAACGTACGGCAGGACAACGACCGCTACCATCCCAAACCCGTCATACATGTCCTGGATACCACACAGCGCAGCCTGAAAGAG AACGAAGAAGCGAATAAGCAGCAGAACCAGTCCGAATCCAGTCTCCACAAACCTGCCAGCCAATCAAAGCCCAGAGATCTGAATGTACAAAGCCAGAATCAGCAGACCCAGGTCTCACACCTGGATCTCAACgacaactacaacaacaaatcTTCGTCAAAGTCGACAAAGTCTGAATTGGGCCCGAGCCAGACTCCGACTCCCTCCTCGCCCCTGTCGCCGGTCGTCGAATGCTGCGGCGCCCCTCGGATCGAGAGGAAGCTCAGCATAGAGATCAAGAAGGTGCCGCTGCAGGAAGGACCTCGCAGCTTCGacacctcctcctccacagGAGCCAACAATTCGACTAACAGTGGCTCCACGCTGCAAAGGGCCCACGCCTTCAAAGCCCGGTCCGGTCAAACCCTGCTGACGTCCAGCTCTTCTCTGTCGGAGGACTCCGGGACGGAGGGGGGGTCGGGCGGATGCGGAGAGAGCCACTCGGATGAGGGTGTCCTAACCAGACCGAACCACCTTCCCGTGACGAGTGACGGCAAGAAGAAGACGCAAGACGCGAAACCCGGCCACACGACATGGACGCACTCCTGCAACAGCCCCGAAAAACCGTTTCCCAagacctcctcctcctcttcttcctcggACAGAGCcgctccttcctcctcttcctcgtcccACATATCCTCCTCCTCATCGTCGTCGTCCTCCTCCACTCCTGTCAGGACTGCCCTGAGTTTCACCAACCCCCTGCACTCCGATAACTCTGAAGAGGAGGGGAACGAGGAGATGTCCGAGCTGAAGGAGAGTTATCATAAAAACGTCTCCACGGCGACAGGCACCGTGACCACCTCGCCTCACCTGGAAACCCAGCAGTCCATCAGAAAGGTGCTGCCCATGTCCATCGCGGGACAGACCATCCCATCACCCTCTGCAAGCCCAGCAA ACTGCTGGGACACTGACGACTCTCCTCCCCCTCTCCCTGAGAGAACCCCCGAGTCCTTCATACTGGCCACAG ATCCTCTGGAAGTGAAAACATCAGCCTTAGCTGAATGGAGCTGCTCACaaacag aTGTCTCTGATTGTTGTGAGGCATCGCCAGCGGTGTCTGCATCAGACGGCGGCACGGCAGGAGTTAGCCAAGTAGACCTGGGTGG GGTTCGGTAA